Proteins encoded by one window of Haladaptatus sp. ZSTT2:
- a CDS encoding AMP-binding protein codes for MSLPSLGDKDGIVHEQNHDSVRQTNAYEFMEKYDIQTTDELVTRTTRTVEGIEASGLDWFWDEVVDYLDIEFYEDYDTVRDDTNGPQFTHWYPGGKFNIAHNVLDRHAATNPEKTACLWESEPGEVSETSFQELNREANQVANALTEYGIKEGDRVGLYMPMVPEAISILYGCFKVGAVVVPIFSGFGVEATASRLQDAGCRIIFTADGFYRRGSEVNMKTTADAARKQADSVERTIVFDRLDADPEWDDSVDEWWTNAVLSQPTEFETRELDADAEAMLLYSSGTTGKPKGIVQTHAGLLVNCATEMYFHFDLKPDDRFFWLTDIGWMMGPWALLGNHTFGGTVFLYEGAPDYPEPDRLWEMVDRHDLTIFGISPTAVRALMKSGDEWVQSHDLSSLRLLGSAGEPWDPESWYWFYEQIGNGEIPIMNIIGGTEICGCFLMPFPSNPQKPCTVGGPAVGKAVDIVNEAGESIADTNERGYLVATDSCPSMTKSLWSGDSRYLEEYWSKFDDLWDHGDWAQKDEDGFWFLHGRADDALNVAGRKVGPAELEGVAIEHGCINQAAAVGVPDDTTGTAVVLYVIVEPGCDESELFREEIRDQIAQEHGKPFKPREILFVDEFPKTQSGKIVRGIISSLYQGKEIEDTSSIENPESLAKVKDAR; via the coding sequence ATGTCCTTGCCAAGCCTTGGCGATAAAGATGGGATTGTTCACGAACAGAACCACGACTCTGTCAGGCAGACGAACGCCTACGAGTTCATGGAGAAGTACGATATCCAAACGACTGACGAACTCGTAACTCGGACGACGAGAACGGTCGAGGGAATCGAAGCATCGGGCCTCGACTGGTTCTGGGATGAAGTCGTCGATTATCTCGACATTGAATTCTATGAGGACTACGATACCGTTCGGGATGACACGAACGGTCCGCAGTTCACGCATTGGTATCCTGGGGGGAAGTTCAATATCGCCCACAACGTGCTTGATCGGCACGCGGCGACTAACCCAGAGAAAACCGCGTGTCTCTGGGAGTCCGAACCAGGTGAGGTGTCCGAAACCAGTTTTCAGGAGCTTAACCGAGAAGCGAACCAGGTCGCGAACGCGCTTACCGAGTATGGCATCAAAGAGGGCGATAGAGTTGGGTTGTATATGCCGATGGTGCCGGAGGCAATTTCGATTCTCTATGGCTGTTTCAAGGTTGGCGCAGTTGTCGTCCCGATTTTCTCCGGATTTGGTGTCGAGGCGACTGCATCCCGCCTACAGGACGCCGGTTGTCGGATCATATTCACGGCAGACGGGTTCTACCGTCGTGGCTCCGAAGTAAATATGAAGACCACAGCAGATGCGGCCAGGAAACAGGCCGACAGCGTTGAGAGAACCATCGTCTTCGACCGGTTGGATGCTGACCCCGAATGGGATGATTCGGTGGATGAATGGTGGACGAATGCCGTCCTGTCCCAACCCACTGAATTCGAAACCCGAGAACTCGACGCCGACGCGGAAGCCATGTTATTGTACTCTTCCGGCACAACGGGGAAACCAAAGGGTATCGTCCAGACCCACGCTGGACTGCTCGTGAACTGTGCGACTGAGATGTACTTCCACTTCGACCTGAAGCCGGATGATCGCTTCTTCTGGTTGACTGATATCGGCTGGATGATGGGTCCGTGGGCGTTACTTGGGAACCACACCTTTGGAGGCACTGTGTTCCTGTACGAGGGTGCTCCGGACTATCCTGAACCAGACCGGTTGTGGGAAATGGTCGACAGACACGACTTAACGATTTTCGGTATATCACCGACCGCGGTTCGTGCCCTCATGAAATCAGGTGACGAGTGGGTACAAAGCCACGACCTGTCTTCACTTCGGTTGCTCGGGTCAGCTGGTGAACCATGGGATCCAGAGTCCTGGTACTGGTTCTACGAACAAATCGGCAACGGTGAGATACCCATCATGAACATTATCGGTGGAACCGAGATTTGTGGCTGTTTCCTCATGCCCTTCCCCTCGAATCCACAAAAGCCCTGTACAGTTGGGGGCCCAGCGGTGGGCAAAGCCGTCGACATCGTGAATGAGGCAGGCGAGTCCATCGCCGACACGAACGAACGAGGTTATCTGGTGGCGACTGACTCGTGTCCCTCGATGACCAAATCCCTTTGGAGTGGCGACAGTCGGTATCTTGAGGAATATTGGTCGAAGTTCGACGACCTCTGGGATCACGGCGACTGGGCGCAAAAGGACGAGGATGGCTTCTGGTTCCTTCATGGCCGCGCAGACGATGCGCTGAACGTTGCTGGCCGGAAAGTCGGGCCTGCAGAATTAGAAGGTGTCGCAATAGAACATGGCTGTATCAATCAGGCCGCAGCAGTCGGGGTTCCTGATGACACAACCGGTACTGCCGTCGTATTGTACGTCATTGTTGAACCCGGATGCGACGAAAGTGAGTTGTTCCGTGAAGAGATACGAGATCAAATCGCCCAGGAACACGGCAAACCGTTCAAACCGCGTGAGATCCTGTTCGTCGACGAGTTCCCGAAGACGCAATCCGGAAAAATTGTGCGTGGAATCATCAGCTCGCTCTACCAAGGCAAAGAGATTGAAGACACGTCCAGTATCGAGAATCCGGAGAGTTTAGCGAAGGTCAAAGACGCTCGATAG
- a CDS encoding thiolase C-terminal domain-containing protein — protein MPDPCIIGVGTSPIGRTDLTGRDLFAVAMEEAFSGLPDPASFVDAVYAGSQSEMYEHQIMMGTLLAEWAGLRNVPAERVEACAAAGGLALKNAMRDVKTGTHDAVLACGVEKMTAGGTSHSIESLSGAFDRALEQRSGITAPSQYALIAQRYLHESGITEEELAEISVKNHHNASQNPRAHFQKEVDIDDVMESDYIAPPIKLYDCAPVSDGAAAVIVVSEDLASELVSDEEQVKILGSSVTSNNLSVADRNLTSIEGAEVAAERAYDEAGMSAEDMDVAEVHDAFTACEALLAEAAGFAPWGEGIQTVRDPAERSADWTDVHINTSGGLKARGHPTGATGLLQAVEVYEQLTGNATAGRQIENANAGLLINEGGVADACTVAHVLSI, from the coding sequence ATGCCAGACCCTTGTATTATAGGCGTGGGTACATCACCCATTGGCAGGACCGATCTCACTGGCCGCGATCTGTTCGCAGTCGCAATGGAAGAGGCCTTTAGTGGCCTCCCAGATCCGGCATCATTCGTTGACGCGGTCTACGCCGGAAGCCAATCCGAGATGTACGAACACCAGATTATGATGGGGACCTTGCTGGCCGAGTGGGCCGGCCTCCGAAACGTCCCCGCCGAGCGAGTTGAGGCGTGTGCCGCCGCAGGTGGGCTCGCATTGAAGAATGCAATGCGGGACGTCAAAACCGGCACTCACGACGCAGTCCTTGCCTGTGGTGTAGAGAAGATGACTGCTGGCGGAACCTCCCACTCGATCGAATCCCTTTCGGGGGCGTTCGACCGAGCACTCGAACAACGGTCGGGGATCACTGCCCCAAGTCAATACGCGCTCATCGCACAGCGGTATCTCCACGAATCGGGGATTACCGAGGAGGAACTTGCGGAGATTTCGGTGAAGAACCATCATAATGCGTCCCAGAATCCACGCGCGCACTTCCAGAAGGAAGTAGACATTGACGATGTAATGGAGTCTGACTACATCGCACCCCCGATCAAGCTCTACGATTGTGCGCCGGTCAGCGACGGAGCCGCAGCCGTAATCGTCGTGTCCGAAGACCTTGCTTCGGAACTAGTCTCTGACGAAGAACAGGTGAAAATCCTCGGGAGCAGCGTCACTTCGAACAACCTCTCGGTGGCCGACCGGAACCTTACCTCCATCGAGGGTGCCGAAGTGGCAGCTGAGCGAGCCTACGACGAAGCCGGAATGTCCGCCGAAGACATGGACGTGGCAGAAGTTCACGACGCATTCACCGCATGCGAGGCGCTCTTAGCAGAGGCTGCCGGGTTCGCACCCTGGGGAGAGGGTATCCAAACTGTCCGCGATCCTGCCGAACGGTCGGCCGACTGGACCGATGTCCACATCAATACCAGTGGCGGACTGAAGGCACGGGGCCATCCCACTGGTGCGACTGGCCTTTTACAGGCCGTCGAGGTGTACGAACAACTCACAGGTAATGCTACGGCTGGACGACAGATCGAGAACGCTAACGCCGGTCTGTTAATCAACGAAGGTGGTGTAGCTGATGCCTGTACCGTGGCACACGTTCTTTCAATCTAA
- a CDS encoding dihydroorotase, with protein MPADLRIVNSRVVTPAGTIRGGVAVEDGKITAVGSKETLPEADEEIDAEQNHLIPGIICPHNHMGLSAGYENDYHTQFELDMETETRASLKGGVTSFFTFLLQEEPYMSDMDFFVDTGEEQSYIDFGFHAIIHQDHHVEEIEQLADDAGIRSFKLFFNMYKKSAPELGIGHSDAGRVYEVFRKTSDMGGAVVMFHAENDDLLQKTIPQVRDEEGRDSLRAWADSSPGIAQAMQVEQIGMLCEETDATAYVVHNSAKETIPVLKKYQDRGVQLYGETLPSFLANHCEDEDVGLWGKISPPIRYKEDQEALWAGLRTGALQHVGTDHCPYPREFKGERNGSFWEGPPGDQGLQTFLPLLLHEGVNKNRISMERLVETCSTNTAKRFGLYPRKGALVEGADADMLIVDLDKEVHVDSEWLEGLGNDWCSAYDRTLRGSPSHVITSGKVVVEDDEILTEKGIGEYLPRGPSGVDAA; from the coding sequence ATGCCAGCAGACTTGAGGATTGTTAACAGCCGTGTCGTTACGCCGGCCGGAACGATACGCGGAGGCGTAGCGGTCGAAGACGGCAAGATCACCGCGGTGGGATCCAAGGAAACGCTCCCGGAGGCCGACGAAGAGATAGACGCGGAGCAGAACCACCTGATTCCGGGAATCATCTGCCCGCACAACCACATGGGGCTCTCGGCGGGTTACGAAAACGACTACCACACCCAGTTCGAGCTAGACATGGAAACCGAGACCCGCGCCTCCCTCAAGGGCGGCGTGACCTCATTCTTTACCTTCCTCCTTCAGGAGGAGCCGTACATGTCGGACATGGACTTCTTCGTCGACACCGGTGAGGAGCAGTCGTACATCGACTTCGGCTTCCACGCGATCATCCACCAGGACCACCATGTCGAGGAGATCGAGCAACTCGCGGACGACGCGGGAATTCGCTCGTTCAAGCTCTTCTTCAACATGTACAAGAAGTCTGCGCCGGAGCTGGGAATCGGCCACTCCGACGCCGGTCGAGTGTACGAAGTCTTCCGGAAGACGTCGGACATGGGCGGTGCAGTCGTGATGTTCCACGCGGAGAACGACGACCTGCTCCAGAAGACAATCCCCCAGGTCCGAGATGAGGAGGGGCGTGATAGCTTGCGGGCGTGGGCCGACAGCTCCCCGGGCATCGCGCAGGCAATGCAGGTTGAGCAGATTGGCATGCTGTGCGAAGAGACCGACGCCACTGCCTACGTCGTTCACAACAGCGCCAAAGAGACGATCCCCGTCCTCAAGAAATATCAGGATCGCGGGGTCCAACTCTACGGAGAGACGCTCCCCTCCTTCCTCGCGAACCACTGTGAGGACGAGGACGTCGGGCTGTGGGGGAAGATATCCCCCCCGATCCGGTACAAGGAAGACCAGGAGGCGCTGTGGGCGGGTCTCCGCACTGGCGCGCTCCAGCACGTCGGGACCGACCACTGCCCATATCCGCGAGAGTTCAAGGGCGAAAGGAACGGCAGCTTCTGGGAGGGCCCGCCGGGCGACCAGGGTTTGCAGACGTTCCTGCCCCTGCTGCTCCACGAAGGCGTCAACAAGAACCGCATCAGCATGGAGCGACTCGTCGAGACGTGTTCGACGAACACGGCGAAGCGCTTCGGACTGTACCCTCGGAAGGGCGCACTCGTCGAGGGTGCGGACGCGGACATGCTGATCGTCGACCTCGACAAGGAGGTTCACGTCGACTCCGAGTGGCTCGAGGGCCTGGGTAACGACTGGTGTTCGGCGTACGACCGAACCCTTCGGGGCTCGCCGAGCCACGTCATCACGAGCGGAAAAGTGGTCGTCGAAGACGACGAGATCCTCACGGAGAAGGGGATCGGCGAATACCTCCCTCGGGGGCCAAGCGGCGTCGACGCAGCGTAA
- a CDS encoding MaoC family dehydratase — protein MSDSSTEVWPVSQPEIGDTAKRSRTIEEKDIERFSAISGDYNPLHYDAEAAANSQFGEIVVQGGITSAILNAVVAEDLPGPGTVFLSVNWNFKAPARPGDTITGCVKVTDVRDDKPITNLETTVTRDDGTVVLDGTSVCYTMDMGSKDKD, from the coding sequence ATGAGTGACTCATCTACGGAAGTTTGGCCAGTCAGTCAGCCCGAAATTGGCGATACCGCCAAGAGGTCTCGAACAATTGAAGAAAAAGATATCGAACGGTTCTCCGCGATTAGCGGCGATTACAACCCACTACATTATGATGCTGAGGCAGCGGCGAACTCCCAATTCGGTGAAATCGTTGTGCAAGGGGGAATTACAAGTGCGATCCTTAATGCGGTCGTCGCCGAAGACCTTCCTGGCCCAGGCACCGTTTTTCTCTCAGTGAATTGGAACTTCAAGGCACCCGCACGCCCTGGCGACACTATCACAGGTTGTGTGAAGGTGACGGACGTTCGTGACGACAAACCCATCACGAACCTCGAGACGACCGTAACGCGAGACGATGGAACGGTCGTACTAGATGGAACCTCAGTCTGCTACACCATGGATATGGGATCGAAGGACAAGGACTAA
- a CDS encoding SRPBCC family protein: protein MTNKASRGIGGGLIVSVSNIIDRPVSDVFHFIADQHVENHPRWDPDIELEQESDGSIEVGTIIRRRNTRYDTPVEGTMEITEFERNQAMGSIIREGGFEMQGRITFEDLGLSQTRITQQASVPDSIDEALIRQMMERSSATIKELLESAE, encoded by the coding sequence ATGACGAATAAAGCGAGTAGGGGTATCGGTGGGGGATTGATTGTTTCAGTATCCAATATAATCGACCGACCGGTTTCTGACGTGTTCCATTTCATCGCCGACCAACATGTCGAGAATCACCCACGATGGGATCCTGATATCGAACTAGAACAGGAGTCGGATGGTTCGATCGAAGTTGGAACCATCATTCGCCGTCGGAACACACGGTATGACACACCCGTCGAGGGAACGATGGAGATAACAGAATTCGAACGCAACCAAGCGATGGGCTCGATTATCAGAGAGGGTGGCTTCGAGATGCAGGGGCGAATCACCTTTGAGGACTTGGGATTGTCTCAAACGCGGATTACCCAGCAGGCGTCTGTTCCAGATTCGATTGATGAGGCACTGATTCGTCAAATGATGGAACGAAGCTCAGCGACGATCAAGGAGTTACTCGAATCAGCAGAGTAG
- a CDS encoding Zn-ribbon domain-containing OB-fold protein, translating into MTGEVISYTEVYRPPPAFEALAPFAIATVELDSGARLTGRMTVPYDDVNIGMPIQLRIRQPEEIGADTELRQEKDWPLHVIEPA; encoded by the coding sequence ATGACCGGCGAGGTTATCAGCTACACGGAAGTTTACCGGCCGCCACCGGCGTTCGAAGCTCTCGCTCCATTCGCAATCGCGACTGTCGAACTGGACTCCGGTGCGCGATTAACCGGTCGAATGACGGTTCCATACGACGACGTGAATATCGGGATGCCAATTCAGCTTCGCATCAGACAGCCAGAAGAGATCGGTGCCGACACGGAGCTCCGTCAGGAGAAAGACTGGCCGCTTCACGTAATCGAACCCGCCTAA
- a CDS encoding thermonuclease family protein, whose translation MIRGRTLIVYLLACFVILSGCVESPQTGQTTEFSTAEQGEQTDAIESETERERPTTSETPTSQTQVEPTVVTTPQRTPTPTQQTTIVSTTVVTTTRIVTTTTPRPTTTTARTTAVTTTTRTPTPTPTPTPAPTTVAPSGPNEGTEWTVTITRVIDGDTVEARFPNGEIDTLRLLGVDTPETTYSQVNPSEYEGIPDTVAGRDHLFEWGERAEAFAVRELDGKTVRIAVDPQADRRGYYGRLLVYVYVDGDNFNKELLTQGYARFYDSSFSKRTEFRAAEEDARENEVGLWDVSDIPTPTPTPTESNTDDVDLPPLPADGDYDCGHFDTHEQAQTVLENDPSDPHRLDADNDGIACESLQ comes from the coding sequence ATGATTCGCGGCAGAACGCTCATTGTCTATCTTTTGGCGTGCTTCGTCATCCTCTCTGGGTGTGTCGAATCGCCCCAAACAGGGCAGACGACTGAGTTCTCGACGGCAGAGCAAGGCGAGCAGACAGACGCTATCGAGAGCGAAACAGAACGGGAGCGACCAACCACGAGCGAGACACCGACGTCACAAACACAGGTTGAACCCACGGTGGTGACAACGCCACAACGAACCCCTACCCCAACACAGCAGACCACGATTGTCTCCACGACTGTTGTGACGACAACCCGCATCGTGACGACGACAACTCCACGGCCAACGACGACAACAGCGAGGACTACGGCAGTCACGACGACTACTCGAACGCCAACACCGACACCGACACCGACACCAGCGCCAACCACCGTTGCACCATCCGGACCGAACGAGGGCACCGAGTGGACGGTGACGATTACCCGCGTCATTGACGGTGATACTGTCGAGGCACGATTCCCGAATGGCGAAATCGACACCCTCCGACTCTTGGGCGTTGACACACCTGAAACGACGTATAGCCAAGTGAATCCCTCCGAATACGAGGGCATTCCAGACACGGTTGCAGGACGAGACCACCTCTTCGAGTGGGGTGAGCGAGCAGAAGCATTCGCAGTTCGAGAACTCGATGGCAAAACGGTACGCATCGCCGTTGACCCACAAGCAGACCGACGTGGCTACTATGGTCGGCTCCTCGTCTATGTCTACGTAGACGGAGACAACTTCAACAAGGAGTTGCTCACGCAGGGCTACGCCCGCTTCTACGACAGTTCATTCTCAAAGCGTACTGAGTTCAGAGCCGCTGAAGAAGACGCACGAGAGAATGAAGTTGGCCTCTGGGATGTGTCCGATATTCCAACGCCAACGCCCACACCGACCGAATCGAACACTGATGATGTAGACTTGCCACCCCTACCTGCGGATGGCGATTATGACTGTGGACACTTCGACACGCACGAGCAAGCCCAAACCGTCCTTGAGAACGATCCGTCTGACCCACACCGACTCGATGCAGATAATGACGGCATTGCCTGTGAAAGCCTCCAATGA
- a CDS encoding IclR family transcriptional regulator: MVQNSPDGGPRTIAAVEKACAIVDSLHEMNGATLTEVADHLDLTPGTVYPHLATLMQQELVIKQDDHYYTGYRFLTIGETRRRNDVLFEHAMDEIDEFAQEANVRMQIYIEEFGRAVCIGIAGGKRSISPVDEVGYRTPLHCIAAGKAMLAEFDQDQLDEHISRHGLSEHTENTITNRDRLVAELKEISDQGYAVNDEEYIPRLRAVGAAVTKEDGSILGAISASAPVGVLSGRRLSEELPKQIVAMAHTIEMNIRVQSE; the protein is encoded by the coding sequence ATGGTTCAAAATTCGCCAGACGGCGGCCCGCGGACGATAGCGGCAGTCGAAAAAGCGTGTGCGATTGTGGACTCTCTCCATGAGATGAACGGCGCAACGCTCACGGAAGTCGCAGATCATCTCGACTTGACCCCAGGGACAGTGTACCCGCACCTAGCGACTCTGATGCAGCAAGAACTAGTAATCAAGCAAGACGACCATTATTACACCGGATACCGATTTCTGACCATCGGTGAAACTCGACGACGGAACGATGTCCTTTTTGAGCACGCTATGGATGAAATTGATGAGTTTGCTCAAGAGGCGAACGTCCGAATGCAAATCTACATCGAAGAGTTCGGGCGGGCGGTTTGTATTGGAATAGCGGGTGGGAAGCGGAGCATCTCCCCTGTAGATGAGGTCGGTTACCGCACCCCGCTCCACTGTATTGCAGCTGGCAAAGCGATGTTGGCGGAGTTCGATCAGGACCAGTTGGACGAACATATTTCGCGCCATGGACTGTCTGAACACACCGAGAACACGATTACGAACCGCGACCGTCTCGTTGCCGAACTCAAGGAAATATCAGACCAAGGATACGCTGTCAACGACGAAGAATATATCCCCCGATTGCGTGCTGTAGGTGCAGCGGTTACGAAGGAAGATGGTTCTATCCTGGGAGCGATATCGGCTTCAGCCCCGGTTGGCGTTCTGAGTGGAAGAAGGCTCTCCGAGGAGCTGCCAAAACAGATCGTGGCAATGGCACACACGATCGAAATGAATATCAGAGTTCAAAGCGAATGA